A portion of the Paenibacillus marchantiae genome contains these proteins:
- a CDS encoding ABC transporter substrate-binding protein, with the protein MRKRFLLSLVGALLLSSLLLAGCNSGESSEGSGKVTLTFGTSQSGIPRTGIMQTMAKEYEQETGVKIDFQVVPDAQWRDLIKVKLASGEAPDIFNVDVDPLSMPANVRPEENAIDLTNEEFTGRMSEEILPTVSYKEKVYGVSFAPSKIWYVYYNKRIFEELGIQPPTSYAEFKAISQKIKDKDIIPFYQAPASGWYQVLPLFETGPNYEQAAPGTYEKLNNNEMKVADLTQLKTVIEQLKEFADLGYFGKDFLSNTVEAGIESFGQEKAAMLLRVPGTEKEVSEAYPDMKDNMGFFVMPWGDNQTIGVNPGGSAAMFGNKNSKHPEEVLKFFRWITEHDHLQRVFDGGEGNLTICWPEIEPKLTQDYIDYEKNHEKGTVMQAAVKYIDPQWMDIGKDLSGMFAGAMTPDQILQNIDKRRAEQAKVLKDEAWQ; encoded by the coding sequence ATGAGAAAACGATTTCTATTATCCCTCGTAGGTGCGCTGTTGCTGTCCAGCCTGCTTCTTGCCGGGTGCAACTCCGGTGAAAGTTCCGAAGGTTCAGGGAAGGTAACACTAACGTTCGGAACAAGTCAGAGCGGCATTCCACGTACGGGTATCATGCAAACGATGGCTAAAGAATATGAGCAGGAAACGGGTGTGAAAATTGACTTTCAGGTGGTCCCTGATGCCCAGTGGCGTGACCTGATTAAGGTGAAGCTCGCCTCCGGCGAAGCTCCTGATATTTTTAATGTCGATGTGGATCCACTTAGCATGCCTGCCAACGTAAGACCTGAGGAAAATGCAATTGATCTGACCAATGAGGAATTTACAGGACGCATGTCCGAAGAGATTTTACCAACGGTTAGCTATAAAGAGAAGGTGTACGGGGTTTCTTTTGCACCATCGAAAATATGGTATGTGTACTATAACAAACGCATCTTTGAAGAGCTCGGCATCCAGCCGCCAACGTCCTACGCCGAGTTCAAGGCGATCAGCCAGAAAATCAAGGACAAGGACATCATTCCGTTCTATCAGGCTCCTGCCAGCGGATGGTATCAGGTGCTGCCTCTGTTCGAAACCGGTCCAAACTATGAGCAAGCTGCGCCGGGAACGTACGAGAAGCTGAACAACAATGAGATGAAGGTCGCGGATTTGACGCAGCTCAAGACGGTCATTGAACAGTTAAAGGAATTTGCGGATCTGGGTTACTTCGGCAAGGATTTTCTGTCCAACACGGTCGAGGCTGGCATTGAATCCTTTGGTCAGGAGAAGGCAGCGATGCTACTTCGAGTTCCGGGCACCGAAAAGGAAGTGTCTGAGGCGTATCCAGACATGAAGGACAATATGGGATTTTTCGTGATGCCATGGGGCGATAATCAGACGATTGGTGTGAATCCGGGCGGTTCGGCTGCGATGTTTGGCAACAAAAACAGCAAGCACCCGGAAGAGGTACTGAAGTTTTTCCGGTGGATTACGGAGCATGATCATCTGCAGCGTGTATTCGATGGTGGTGAAGGCAATCTGACCATCTGCTGGCCTGAAATTGAACCGAAGCTGACACAGGACTATATCGATTATGAGAAAAATCATGAGAAAGGTACGGTCATGCAGGCCGCTGTGAAGTACATTGATCCGCAATGGATGGATATCGGCAAGGATCTCTCCGGCATGTTCGCCGGAGCCATGACCCCTGATCAGATTCTGCAAAATATTGATAAACGCCGGGCTGAGCAAGCCAAAGTGCTGAAGGATGAGGCGTGGCAATAA
- a CDS encoding carbohydrate ABC transporter permease: MNVNKIYPWYFSSGAIVLYLLFIVAPALLGIYYSFTDWNSYSSEKNFIGLEHFRTILAGDPTYLLFIKNTVLFTLITSIAKTVLGLFLALLLVSGVKAANLHRMIIFSPQVLSFLIVGLVFKSLLDPNNGFVNVTLRSLGLDVLAQNWLGSLTWAMPSIMAVDTWKGMGYIMVLFIAGLLAIPRDYYEAASIDGAGFWQKLFRITIPMLMPTITIATVLNITYGLRVFDAVYVLTNGGPGNATDVINTAVYSSFAKGYWGLGSALSTILFVIMAIISFFIIRLMNRKVEY; the protein is encoded by the coding sequence ATGAATGTAAATAAGATATATCCTTGGTATTTCTCATCTGGAGCGATTGTGCTGTATCTGCTGTTCATCGTCGCTCCCGCCCTGCTGGGCATCTATTATTCCTTCACCGATTGGAACAGTTACAGTTCGGAGAAAAACTTTATTGGTCTGGAGCATTTCCGAACCATTCTGGCGGGTGATCCAACGTATTTACTTTTCATTAAGAATACAGTCCTTTTCACTCTGATTACTTCGATCGCCAAGACGGTTCTGGGCCTATTCCTAGCTCTATTGCTGGTCAGCGGTGTGAAGGCCGCCAATCTGCACCGGATGATCATATTTTCACCCCAAGTACTTTCGTTCCTGATTGTCGGCCTGGTCTTCAAAAGCCTGCTCGATCCCAACAACGGCTTCGTTAACGTGACACTGCGTTCGCTGGGGCTGGACGTTCTGGCCCAGAACTGGCTGGGCTCCCTTACTTGGGCAATGCCATCTATTATGGCGGTGGATACGTGGAAAGGCATGGGGTACATTATGGTGCTGTTCATTGCTGGACTACTCGCCATTCCTCGGGATTATTATGAAGCGGCATCGATTGACGGTGCCGGCTTCTGGCAGAAACTGTTTCGAATCACGATCCCAATGCTGATGCCGACAATTACCATCGCCACGGTACTCAATATTACGTATGGGCTGCGGGTATTTGATGCGGTATATGTACTGACCAATGGTGGACCAGGCAACGCTACAGATGTGATTAACACAGCGGTGTATTCCTCTTTTGCTAAAGGCTATTGGGGGCTCGGCAGTGCATTATCCACGATTCTGTTTGTCATTATGGCGATCATCTCCTTCTTTATCATCCGCTTGATGAACCGAAAGGTGGAATACTAG
- a CDS encoding RNA 2'-phosphotransferase: MDLMKLSKELSYALRHAPWEYELELDEEGWVEIPQLLVALHESPQWQDVTEADLERMIQASEKKRHEVRSGRIRALYGHSTPQKISKTPADPPEILYHGTPMRSVASIMEQGLQPRQRQYVHLSADMDTANQVGRRRDDQPVILKINAAQAFKDGILFYHGNENIWLADHIPARYIEQ, from the coding sequence ATGGATCTGATGAAGTTAAGTAAAGAGCTCTCATACGCCTTGCGTCACGCCCCTTGGGAGTACGAGCTGGAGCTGGACGAAGAGGGCTGGGTAGAGATTCCGCAATTGCTGGTGGCTTTACATGAGAGTCCACAGTGGCAGGACGTCACGGAAGCAGATCTGGAGCGGATGATTCAAGCTTCGGAGAAGAAGAGACATGAGGTCCGTTCTGGACGCATTCGGGCATTATATGGTCATTCGACTCCGCAAAAGATATCCAAAACACCTGCCGATCCACCGGAGATACTCTATCATGGCACGCCAATGCGGTCGGTTGCTTCCATTATGGAGCAAGGTTTGCAGCCTCGGCAGAGGCAGTATGTTCATCTGTCCGCAGATATGGATACCGCCAATCAGGTGGGACGAAGACGTGATGACCAGCCGGTAATACTGAAAATTAACGCGGCTCAAGCGTTCAAGGACGGAATTCTTTTCTATCATGGAAACGAAAATATTTGGCTGGCCGATCACATTCCGGCACGATATATCGAGCAATAA
- a CDS encoding Rrf2 family transcriptional regulator — translation MKQISSRFSIAVHTLSLVAVVPNECTGDFIAKSVNTNPVIIRRIMSKLKQAGLIEVRPGVGGASLLKDPADITLLDIYRALEVVEDGELFNFHKHPNPNCPVGSMIEQTLRAELIEAQLAMEQRLKRVTIQQMMDQVHVSE, via the coding sequence ATGAAACAAATCAGTAGTCGCTTTTCCATTGCGGTTCATACGTTGTCCCTGGTCGCTGTTGTGCCCAATGAGTGCACGGGAGATTTTATCGCCAAAAGCGTGAATACCAATCCCGTCATTATTCGGCGGATTATGTCCAAGCTGAAACAGGCCGGCCTGATCGAGGTCAGACCCGGTGTCGGCGGTGCTTCTTTGTTAAAGGACCCCGCGGACATTACGCTTTTGGATATATATCGTGCACTTGAGGTTGTGGAGGATGGCGAGTTGTTTAACTTCCACAAGCATCCAAACCCAAATTGTCCGGTTGGCAGCATGATCGAACAAACCTTGCGCGCCGAACTCATTGAGGCTCAGCTAGCTATGGAGCAGCGTTTGAAACGTGTAACGATACAACAGATGATGGATCAGGTTCACGTCTCTGAATAA
- a CDS encoding FAD-dependent oxidoreductase, whose protein sequence is MEQEKHSDIVIIGGGLGGTAAALAAAKAGQRVLLTEETDWLGGQLTSQAVPPDEHRWIEQSGSTASYREFRSRVRDYYRRNYPLTDVAKSDPVLNPGNGWVSRLAHEPKVALAVLHEMLGPYVNTGRIEVLYHTVPVQVDTAGDRVTGVTVREERNGGLIKLQGAYYLDATECGDLLPLAGVEYVSGAESRRDTGEPHALDEGNPLDMQSITHVAAVDYVPGGDFTIPRPRDYDCWRQYVPSFSLYPILSWYASDANDTSKLKEFTMFPNDQGITSLWDYRRIVDPAIWTESLNDGEVTLLNWALNDYYAGPIIGVSPEERERHLEAARQLTLSLVYWLQTAASRLDGGKGYPGVRLRGDVLGTEDGLAKAPYIRESRRIRGVYTITEQDVSKELRGTEGAKRYEDSVGVGSYHLDLHPTTVNQRTFYIPNHPYEIPLGALIPVRVKNLLPACKNISMTQIANGCYRLHPTEWNIGEAAGTLAAYAIAQQVEPSEVRASTEHLHAYQAQLIRQGVQLHWTDAELAGNC, encoded by the coding sequence ATTGAACAGGAGAAACACAGTGATATCGTCATTATTGGCGGTGGTCTTGGCGGGACTGCGGCTGCGCTGGCTGCAGCCAAGGCAGGGCAACGGGTACTTTTGACGGAAGAGACGGACTGGCTTGGCGGTCAATTGACCTCACAGGCAGTACCGCCAGATGAACACCGCTGGATTGAACAATCTGGCAGTACAGCATCGTATCGTGAGTTCCGCAGCCGAGTCAGAGATTACTACAGACGGAACTACCCGCTTACGGATGTCGCCAAGAGCGATCCTGTTCTTAACCCCGGCAATGGCTGGGTGAGCCGCTTGGCGCATGAACCGAAGGTCGCGCTTGCCGTTTTGCACGAGATGCTTGGGCCTTACGTGAACACCGGTCGAATCGAGGTGCTCTATCATACTGTGCCAGTTCAGGTAGATACAGCAGGTGACCGGGTGACTGGCGTGACTGTGCGTGAAGAGCGAAATGGGGGATTAATTAAGCTCCAGGGTGCCTATTATCTCGATGCTACAGAATGCGGTGATCTGCTTCCCCTTGCGGGAGTAGAGTATGTAAGTGGAGCGGAATCTCGGCGGGATACGGGTGAGCCACATGCCCTGGATGAAGGGAATCCGCTAGACATGCAGTCGATTACCCATGTGGCGGCAGTGGATTATGTGCCGGGAGGAGACTTCACGATCCCTCGTCCGAGGGATTATGATTGCTGGCGTCAGTATGTTCCCTCGTTCTCACTGTATCCGATCCTGAGCTGGTACGCTTCGGATGCCAATGATACCTCCAAGCTGAAAGAGTTCACGATGTTCCCGAATGATCAGGGCATAACCTCCCTGTGGGATTATCGGCGGATCGTTGACCCGGCTATATGGACAGAGTCACTGAATGATGGTGAAGTCACGCTGCTCAACTGGGCACTGAACGATTATTACGCCGGGCCGATCATTGGTGTATCGCCGGAGGAACGCGAGCGGCATCTGGAAGCGGCGAGGCAACTAACTCTTTCCTTAGTGTACTGGCTTCAGACAGCAGCTTCCCGACTGGACGGCGGAAAGGGTTATCCGGGCGTAAGGCTGCGTGGAGATGTGCTCGGTACGGAAGACGGTCTCGCGAAAGCGCCGTATATTCGGGAATCACGGCGAATCCGAGGCGTATATACCATTACCGAGCAGGATGTGAGCAAGGAATTGCGGGGAACAGAGGGAGCCAAACGTTACGAGGATAGTGTGGGTGTCGGCAGTTATCATCTGGATCTCCATCCGACAACCGTGAACCAGCGGACTTTTTATATACCGAACCATCCCTATGAGATTCCGCTGGGTGCACTCATCCCGGTGCGAGTCAAGAACTTGCTCCCAGCTTGCAAAAATATTTCCATGACCCAGATTGCGAACGGTTGTTACCGTCTGCATCCCACCGAATGGAATATTGGCGAGGCTGCTGGCACCCTTGCCGCTTATGCCATTGCACAGCAAGTAGAGCCCTCAGAAGTGAGGGCTTCGACGGAGCATCTTCATGCCTATCAGGCACAGCTGATTCGCCAGGGTGTTCAACTTCATTGGACAGATGCGGAACTGGCAGGGAATTGTTAG
- a CDS encoding cache domain-containing sensor histidine kinase: MVKYRFRTLQQSLFAYYSAVFIVFSLIVASLLYVFLANDIRSRSAEQQKQLGNSMVGNLDQEIVKMNNFSMNIVYSNLVKEHFSHYLSPAEDNEQTLTSDPAFYKDTTTLIDVILAIISSSNTAKQANIYDVNGKMLGAGAFNGQLSVDLTQRPWYEETWGRNGWRVISLLDGGALPMPTGQGESGKPYLSLTRVYKDGNYVSQGVVEILQDAGTVFQHLNDVQAGNENLSVYVLNERHELLYPFLSNEHPLNAIHSDVVNLIRNDQYPPGTMQEVVDPNGNSKQMMTYTTSLETGWTVIVMQSKQSLFANLNRMALLFMGATLATLMLILLLSYLISKRVTLPLHRLQRIIQKTGVHDLTTGQDSGQLFKLDYPGSIREMDELNDTFIQLNQQLVQSFQDMLAIKSQETDARLLALQSQMNPHFLYNNITNISIMAEEGMNEQIVAFCGHIASMLRYISTPNKSGVPLEKEIDYCERYLECMKIRFEDDLLYEFHVPDLMKNLQVPMLLIQPLLENVMKYGLRDTPPWKLHIIGELDTLQETWLMTVEDNGPGMEPEALALIQQYIQQSQEWERMPELEINGMGLKNIWIRLKLWYGSAALMHITNKPSGGVKISIGGSIRKEHS; this comes from the coding sequence ATGGTTAAGTACCGATTCAGAACGCTTCAGCAAAGTCTGTTTGCCTACTACTCTGCAGTCTTTATTGTATTTTCATTGATTGTGGCCAGTCTCTTGTATGTTTTTCTTGCCAATGACATTCGTAGTCGAAGTGCCGAACAGCAGAAACAGTTGGGGAATTCGATGGTAGGCAATCTGGATCAGGAAATCGTCAAAATGAATAATTTCTCCATGAACATCGTATATTCCAATCTGGTCAAGGAGCACTTCAGTCACTATTTATCTCCAGCGGAGGACAATGAACAGACGCTGACAAGTGACCCGGCGTTTTACAAGGATACAACAACGCTGATTGATGTCATTCTGGCGATCATTAGCAGCTCCAACACAGCGAAACAAGCTAATATCTATGATGTGAACGGTAAAATGCTGGGGGCCGGTGCGTTCAATGGACAGCTGTCCGTAGATCTGACCCAAAGACCGTGGTACGAGGAAACGTGGGGGCGCAATGGCTGGCGTGTCATAAGTTTACTGGATGGTGGGGCATTACCGATGCCAACAGGGCAGGGGGAGTCAGGTAAACCATATCTTTCCCTTACCCGGGTGTATAAGGATGGAAATTATGTCTCGCAAGGAGTAGTGGAAATTTTGCAGGATGCAGGAACCGTGTTCCAGCATTTAAACGATGTGCAAGCGGGGAACGAAAATCTGAGCGTCTATGTATTGAATGAACGTCATGAGCTTTTATATCCTTTTTTGTCCAATGAACATCCGTTAAATGCAATCCATTCCGACGTTGTTAACTTGATTCGAAACGATCAATATCCACCAGGAACGATGCAAGAAGTCGTAGATCCCAATGGAAATTCGAAGCAAATGATGACCTACACGACCTCGCTGGAGACCGGATGGACGGTTATTGTGATGCAATCCAAACAATCCCTGTTTGCGAATTTGAATCGCATGGCTCTTCTGTTCATGGGGGCAACTTTAGCTACCTTGATGCTTATTCTGCTCCTCTCATACCTGATCTCCAAACGTGTTACCTTACCGCTCCATCGTTTGCAGCGCATTATTCAGAAAACTGGCGTCCACGATCTGACCACGGGTCAGGACTCTGGCCAGTTGTTCAAGTTGGACTATCCGGGTTCCATTCGTGAAATGGATGAGTTGAATGATACCTTTATCCAATTGAATCAACAGCTTGTGCAGTCTTTTCAGGACATGCTGGCGATCAAATCTCAGGAAACGGATGCCAGGTTGCTGGCGTTGCAGTCCCAGATGAACCCTCATTTTCTGTATAACAACATTACGAACATCAGCATCATGGCGGAAGAGGGCATGAATGAACAGATCGTTGCGTTCTGTGGTCACATTGCATCCATGCTGCGTTACATCTCGACTCCGAACAAAAGCGGTGTTCCATTGGAAAAAGAAATCGACTACTGTGAGCGGTATTTGGAGTGTATGAAAATTCGGTTCGAAGATGATCTGCTTTATGAATTCCATGTTCCGGACTTGATGAAAAATCTTCAGGTCCCCATGCTGCTAATTCAGCCTTTGCTGGAAAATGTCATGAAATATGGACTGCGTGATACACCACCATGGAAGTTGCATATCATTGGAGAGCTGGACACTTTGCAGGAGACTTGGCTAATGACCGTCGAAGATAACGGACCTGGCATGGAACCTGAGGCGCTCGCGCTCATCCAACAGTACATACAACAATCACAGGAGTGGGAGCGTATGCCTGAACTTGAGATCAACGGGATGGGATTGAAAAACATCTGGATCAGACTCAAATTATGGTATGGTTCCGCGGCACTTATGCATATTACGAATAAACCTTCTGGCGGCGTCAAAATTTCGATTGGCGGTTCCATTCGAAAGGAGCACAGTTAA
- a CDS encoding carbohydrate ABC transporter permease, with protein MRVKKRLVSIGLNVLAWLLSLVVLIPFVVIVLNSFKSDAEAKVLKLTLPEKFIFENYKIVYEQGHLGGSFFNSLLHSTASSLLLVFVVAFSAFTLSRNYSKLSKFLYFFLILGITLPLNYIPLMEVMKSLGMINSHVGMILLYTAMGIPISLFITYAFVSNIPKELDEAAIMDGCNGIKLFLRIIVPLLTSVLVTVFVLNFLSVWNEFTAPLYMLNTVEMWPMTLAVYNFFGQFSAQWNLVSADIVLTSLPVLIVFLIGQKYIVGGLTSGAVKG; from the coding sequence ATGCGAGTGAAAAAACGGCTGGTTTCCATCGGATTAAATGTACTCGCTTGGCTTCTTAGCCTGGTGGTCCTGATTCCTTTTGTCGTCATTGTGCTGAATTCATTCAAGTCCGATGCCGAAGCCAAAGTGCTCAAACTGACCCTGCCCGAGAAGTTCATCTTTGAAAATTATAAAATCGTCTATGAGCAGGGACACTTGGGTGGTTCCTTTTTCAACAGTTTGCTGCATTCAACGGCTTCTTCCCTTCTGCTGGTGTTTGTTGTGGCGTTCTCAGCCTTCACTTTATCGCGTAATTATTCGAAGTTAAGCAAGTTCCTATATTTCTTTCTTATTCTGGGCATTACGCTGCCATTGAACTACATTCCACTAATGGAGGTCATGAAGTCGCTGGGCATGATTAATTCGCATGTGGGCATGATTCTGCTCTATACCGCGATGGGCATTCCGATCTCGCTATTCATCACATATGCGTTTGTATCCAATATTCCAAAAGAACTGGATGAAGCAGCGATCATGGACGGATGCAACGGGATCAAGCTATTTCTCAGAATTATTGTGCCTTTGCTCACGTCCGTGCTGGTGACGGTATTTGTTCTTAATTTCCTGAGTGTCTGGAATGAGTTTACCGCCCCGCTCTACATGCTCAATACCGTCGAGATGTGGCCAATGACGCTCGCTGTCTATAACTTCTTCGGACAATTCAGTGCTCAGTGGAATCTGGTCAGTGCGGATATCGTGCTTACGTCCCTACCTGTATTGATTGTGTTCCTGATTGGGCAAAAATATATTGTGGGTGGTCTGACTTCCGGGGCGGTTAAGGGTTGA
- the imm48 gene encoding Imm48 family immunity protein: MEKYNMTGFINADDINDVILAAAASELEQMVGKICELIGTPLEQTTELERQVIAAFGFGAVYGITHRDQLAEPQAHALSIRMLIKPFNYSEQQAVDFADDLIRVASDREVHPVMNTIIHRGIDGHRQFNQEDDEGLARNIQEILAAVQPERT, from the coding sequence ATGGAGAAATACAATATGACTGGATTTATCAACGCTGACGATATTAATGACGTAATTTTGGCTGCGGCGGCTTCAGAGTTGGAGCAGATGGTGGGCAAAATATGTGAACTGATCGGTACACCTTTGGAACAGACAACGGAACTGGAGCGTCAGGTGATTGCTGCTTTTGGATTTGGTGCGGTATATGGCATCACTCATCGGGATCAGCTGGCGGAGCCACAGGCTCATGCACTGAGCATCCGTATGCTGATTAAACCTTTTAACTATAGTGAGCAGCAGGCTGTAGATTTTGCCGATGATCTGATCCGGGTGGCTTCCGATCGGGAAGTTCATCCGGTGATGAACACGATTATTCATCGTGGCATCGATGGACACCGCCAGTTTAATCAGGAAGATGATGAGGGACTCGCCCGCAACATTCAGGAGATTTTGGCGGCAGTACAACCGGAGAGAACCTGA
- a CDS encoding SDR family oxidoreductase, translating into MRILVTGATGHLGSLVVEALLQTVSAGDLAVSVRNPEKAEALRAQGVDVRHGDFDQPETLEKAFAGVDRLLLISTDGDNETRIRQHQAAVHAAKKTGVGFIAYTSVVNAEKNTLSLAEVHRATEQAIRESGIPYSFLRNNWYLENEAGSVQAATQGAPWVHATNASQVGWATRSDYAHAAAAVLTGEVHENSVYELSGKLRTQAELAAIVGEVLGQDINVQNVDDAAYADIMKGAGLPDFVVSMLVDMQSAIREGALAVESDTLEKLLGRSAQPLSEGVKAIVGK; encoded by the coding sequence ATGAGAATTTTAGTTACTGGAGCAACAGGTCACTTGGGTTCACTGGTCGTAGAGGCTCTGTTACAAACGGTATCTGCTGGGGATTTGGCTGTAAGTGTACGCAACCCGGAGAAAGCGGAAGCATTGCGTGCTCAAGGTGTGGACGTTCGTCACGGTGATTTCGATCAACCGGAAACGCTGGAAAAAGCATTTGCAGGCGTGGATCGGCTGCTGCTTATCTCTACAGACGGTGACAATGAAACGCGTATTCGCCAACATCAAGCTGCCGTGCACGCTGCCAAGAAAACAGGCGTTGGATTCATCGCTTATACCAGTGTTGTGAATGCGGAGAAAAACACCCTTTCACTGGCTGAAGTACATCGTGCCACAGAACAGGCTATCCGCGAATCCGGCATTCCTTATTCCTTCCTGCGCAACAACTGGTACCTGGAAAATGAAGCAGGTAGCGTTCAAGCAGCTACCCAGGGCGCACCTTGGGTGCATGCAACTAATGCCAGCCAAGTGGGCTGGGCTACTCGCAGTGATTATGCGCATGCTGCCGCTGCAGTACTGACAGGTGAGGTACATGAAAATTCAGTATATGAGTTGTCTGGTAAACTTCGTACTCAAGCTGAGCTTGCAGCCATCGTTGGGGAAGTGCTTGGACAGGATATCAACGTGCAAAACGTGGATGATGCTGCTTACGCTGACATTATGAAAGGTGCAGGTCTGCCTGACTTTGTAGTCTCCATGCTCGTTGATATGCAGAGTGCCATCCGTGAAGGCGCACTGGCTGTAGAGAGCGATACATTGGAAAAATTGCTTGGCCGTTCAGCTCAACCATTGAGTGAGGGTGTAAAAGCAATTGTAGGCAAGTAA